In Arachis stenosperma cultivar V10309 chromosome 1, arast.V10309.gnm1.PFL2, whole genome shotgun sequence, one DNA window encodes the following:
- the LOC130944022 gene encoding transcription factor DIVARICATA-like gives MKWEVEVLSPSSPYVHHNNTTHWFLGDNNIINNNNNRSSTKWTHEENKLFENALALHDKDTPDRWHRVAEMIPGKTVLDVMKQYHELLADVSDIENGLVPIPGYSTSTTTTTSPFTLDWVNNSCSGYDGFKGIGVAAKRSSKTPEQERKKGVPWTEEEHKLFLLGLKKYGKGDWRNISRNFVITRTPTQVASHAQKYFIRQLSGGKDKRRASIHDITTVNLTDNNRTLANPSSEDSSKRSTSPQHHHSMVFSNSNPIGKFQWNNNINNDNDDTKSNSGGGVSTMRFNNDDEAFMSHHYGVNSSYGFKMQGQNMHKSALNESSYLALQTQNIAFQM, from the exons ATGAAGTGGGAAGTAGAAGTACTCTCTCCTTCTTCACCTTATGTTCATCATAACAACACAACTCATTGGTTTCTTGGAGATAACAacatcatcaacaacaacaataataggAGCAGCAcaaaatggacccatgaagagAACAAATTGTTTGAGAATGCTCTTGCTTTGCATGATAAGGATACACCAGATAGGTGGCACAGGGTAGCTGAGATGATTCCAGGGAAAACTGTTCTTGATGTGATGAAGCAGTACCATGAATTGTTAGCAGATGTTAGTGATATTGAAAATGGGTTGGTACCAATTCCAGGTTACAGTACCAGCACAACAACAACTACTTCACCTTTTACATTGGATTGGGTCAACAATAGTTGTTCTGGGTATGATGGGTTTAAAGGAATTGGTGTTGCTGCAAAGAGATCTTCAAAAACACCAGAACAAGAGAGGAAGAAAGGTGTGCCTtggactgaagaagagcataa ATTGTTCCTACTTGGTCTAAAGAAGTATGGCAAAGGAGATTGGAGGAACATTTCGCGCAACTTCGTGATCACTCGGACGCCAACTCAGGTGGCGAGCCATGCTCAGAAGTACTTCATCCGACAGCTCTCCGGCGGCAAAGACAAGAGGAGGGCAAGCATCCATGACATAACAACAGTTAACCTCACAGACAACAACAGAACACTTGCTAATCCTTCCTCAGAAGATAGCAGCAAGAGATCCACTTCACCACAACACCATCATTCCATGGTGTTCTCAAATTCAAATCCTATAGGGAAATTCCAATGgaacaataatattaataatgataatgatgataCTAAGTCAAATTCAGGAGGAGGAGTATCTACTATGAGATTCAACAATGATGATGAAGCTTTTATGTCTCATCATTATGGTGTTAATTCCTCCTATGGTTTTAAGATGCAGGGTCAGAATATGCATAAAAGTGCTCTTAATGAGTCTTCTTACTTAGCACTTCAGACACAAAACATTGCTTTCCAAATGTAG